A genomic window from Candidatus Kouleothrix ribensis includes:
- a CDS encoding bifunctional nuclease family protein translates to MIRVTVDSIRVSLLTQHRVVVLRETESRKYIPIWIGAFEADAIALALQGHEPQRPMTHDLLKAVFGDLGAAVSHIVVNDIHDSTFYARIVAEQGSHTIEIDARPSDAIALAVRTDVPIYVEQHVLDQAGVPLDEEESANDDEATPTDEPEKESNDEGLTLFRDFINTLDLDEEDGRKDKK, encoded by the coding sequence ATGATCCGTGTAACTGTTGACAGCATCCGCGTCAGCTTGCTTACGCAGCATCGCGTTGTAGTGCTACGAGAAACCGAGAGTAGAAAATATATCCCGATCTGGATCGGGGCTTTCGAGGCCGATGCCATCGCACTCGCGCTCCAGGGGCACGAGCCGCAACGGCCAATGACCCACGATCTGCTCAAGGCTGTATTTGGCGATCTCGGCGCCGCAGTCAGCCATATTGTTGTCAATGATATCCACGATAGCACCTTCTATGCCCGCATCGTCGCCGAGCAGGGCAGCCATACGATCGAGATCGATGCACGCCCTAGCGACGCAATTGCGCTGGCTGTGCGCACCGATGTGCCGATCTATGTCGAACAGCATGTGCTCGACCAGGCCGGCGTGCCGCTCGACGAGGAAGAGAGCGCGAACGACGATGAGGCCACGCCAACCGATGAGCCGGAAAAAGAGTCGAATGACGAGGGGCTGACTCTATTCCGCGATTTCATCAATACGCTTGATCTCGATGAGGAAGATGGCCGTAAAGATA